TTTTTTTGTTGCTGGATGAAACAATTGGTCATATGTATGGTAAGACAATGATTCCGGATTTGGAAGAAATGCAAAAAACTATCAAAAATAGAAAAGTGTTTCAAGGAGATCCCAAAGATTATCAACCTTATGGAGTACCCCAAAATGATCCGGCGATTTTAAATCCATTTTTTAAAGGTTATCGTTATCATATTACAGGTCTTCATCATGGACCCATAGGTTTCCCCACCGAAGATGCGAAGATGGGACAAGCTCTCATTGATCGTTTGTTTGGCAAAATTCAATCACGAATAGATACGATTACCAAAAATGAAGAACTTGATTTAGAAGATGCAGAAATTGCCATTATTGCTTATGGATCGGTTTCTCTAGCGGTTAAAGAAGCTATGGTTGAACTCAAAAAACAACAAGGTAGAAAAGTAGGGTTATTTCGTCCAATTACAATTTGGCCCTCTCCTGAAAAGCAAATCAAGGCTTTAGGAGAAAAATTTGAGAAAATTTTAGTCATTGAATTGAATAAAGGGCAATATGTAGAAGAAATTGAGAGAATTTTACATAGAAAGGTTCATTTTATGGGGCAAGCAAATGGTCGGAGCATTTCCCCGGCTCAAATTATCTCTAAAGTGAAGGAGCTTTAAGATGGCATTTAATTATGATGAATACTTAAGGGTAGAAAAAATGCCCACACTATGGTGTTGGGGTTGTGGCGATGGTGTTATTTTGAAATCTATTATCCGCGCAATTGATACGCTGGGTTGGAATATGAATGATGTTTGTTTGGTAAGTGGGATTGGTTGTAGTGGCAGGATGAGTTCGTATGTGAATTGCAATACTGTTCATACAACACATGGAAGAGCAGTAGCCTATGCTACAGGTGTTAAAATGGCCAATCCTGAGAAGCATGTGATTGTTGTTTCCGGAGATGGCGATGCTTTGGCTATTGGAGGAAACCACACAATACATGCTTGCAGAAGAAATATTGACATTAATTTTGTTTTGGTTAATAACTTTATTTATGGTTTGACAAATTCTCAAACTTCTCCTACAACTCCACAAGGAATGTGGACAGTTACAGCTCAATATGGCAATATTGATAATAATTTCGATCCTTGTAAATTAGCAGATGCAGCCGGAGCAACTTTTGTAGCTAGAGAAAGTGTTTTAGATCCTAAAAAAATTGAAAAAGCTTTTGTGGAAGGATTCAAACATGAAGGGTTTAGTTTTTTTGATATTCACAGCAATTGTCATATCAATTTAGGTAGAAAAAACAAAATGGGTGAAGCTATCCAAGTTCTTAAATGGATTGATTCGCGCACGATTTCTAAGCGCAAATATGAAGAATTAAGCGATGAAGAAAAAATTGGCAAATTCCCTACAGGCATTCTTAAACAAGATACTACCAAGACCGAATATACAAAAGCTTATAAAGAAGTAATTAAGAAAGCTCAAGAAAAAGGAGGGCATTAAGTTATGGAAGCCCAATTAAGATTTACAGGCGTTGGT
The DNA window shown above is from Helicobacter sp. 11S03491-1 and carries:
- a CDS encoding 2-oxoglutarate synthase subunit alpha — encoded protein: MREVISGGNELVAMAAIDVGCRFYGGYPITPSSDIMHQMSVLLPKYGGHFIQMEDEISGISVSLGASMSGVKSMTGSSGPGISLKVEQIGLGFMAEIPLVIADVMRSGPSTGMPTRVAQGDISFLKHPTHGDFKAVALAPGNLAESYTEAFRAFNLAEELMTPVFLLLDETIGHMYGKTMIPDLEEMQKTIKNRKVFQGDPKDYQPYGVPQNDPAILNPFFKGYRYHITGLHHGPIGFPTEDAKMGQALIDRLFGKIQSRIDTITKNEELDLEDAEIAIIAYGSVSLAVKEAMVELKKQQGRKVGLFRPITIWPSPEKQIKALGEKFEKILVIELNKGQYVEEIERILHRKVHFMGQANGRSISPAQIISKVKEL
- a CDS encoding 2-oxoglutarate ferredoxin oxidoreductase subunit beta, which codes for MAFNYDEYLRVEKMPTLWCWGCGDGVILKSIIRAIDTLGWNMNDVCLVSGIGCSGRMSSYVNCNTVHTTHGRAVAYATGVKMANPEKHVIVVSGDGDALAIGGNHTIHACRRNIDINFVLVNNFIYGLTNSQTSPTTPQGMWTVTAQYGNIDNNFDPCKLADAAGATFVARESVLDPKKIEKAFVEGFKHEGFSFFDIHSNCHINLGRKNKMGEAIQVLKWIDSRTISKRKYEELSDEEKIGKFPTGILKQDTTKTEYTKAYKEVIKKAQEKGGH